In one window of Poriferisphaera corsica DNA:
- a CDS encoding PilZ domain-containing protein, which translates to MPATELGAHMTVEDAVMCVISCARDQQYGQEENQRQHHRVSLQVPVEIGTCIMKDGKPADFKPVSRAWAIDISEGGLGLLVDQQWQVCEDEMVWVNFRALIPHATCQCAGILPILPLYCVKVLRNTFRLGCRFELDKQRILSRMNYRQ; encoded by the coding sequence ATGCCAGCAACAGAGTTAGGGGCGCATATGACCGTCGAAGACGCCGTCATGTGCGTAATATCCTGTGCCCGTGATCAACAATACGGCCAAGAAGAGAATCAACGACAACACCATCGCGTCTCACTACAGGTTCCCGTCGAAATCGGAACCTGCATCATGAAAGACGGCAAACCCGCCGACTTTAAACCCGTCTCACGCGCCTGGGCCATCGATATCTCCGAAGGCGGTCTCGGCCTACTCGTCGACCAGCAATGGCAAGTCTGCGAAGACGAAATGGTATGGGTGAATTTCCGCGCACTAATCCCACACGCAACCTGTCAATGTGCCGGCATCCTCCCCATTCTCCCCCTCTACTGCGTCAAAGTGCTACGCAATACCTTCCGTCTCGGATGCCGCTTCGAACTCGATAAACAGCGCATCCTCTCACGCATGAACTACCGTCAATAA
- the folP gene encoding dihydropteroate synthase, with product MDIESQQLIDRSRGRLPIVMGVLNVTPDSFSDGGCYVDVDEAAKHALEMARAGAGLIDVGGESTRPGAARVSEGEQIVRVVPVIEAVRRELDAHHFEKVMISVDTTRCDVAAAALDAGAGMINDVSAGTEDEGILGLAGERGVRLCLMHMKGEPGNMQKDPRYEDVTGEVLVYLMDRSKAAEAAGCHKTNIWIDPGIGFGKTAAHNLKLLADLDRFVETGYGVLLGTSRKSMFYAVSPSTAKLPENREYATAVTSALGVAAGVACIRVHDVAANAQAIETMGAVIEAGEGNV from the coding sequence ATGGATATTGAATCTCAGCAGTTAATCGATCGTTCAAGAGGACGGTTGCCGATTGTGATGGGCGTGTTGAATGTAACGCCGGACTCGTTTTCAGATGGGGGTTGTTACGTTGATGTGGACGAAGCGGCTAAGCATGCATTAGAGATGGCGCGGGCGGGTGCGGGTTTGATTGATGTGGGAGGAGAGTCGACACGTCCGGGCGCGGCGCGTGTGAGTGAGGGAGAGCAAATAGTACGGGTGGTGCCGGTGATCGAGGCGGTGAGGCGGGAGCTGGATGCACATCATTTTGAAAAAGTGATGATCTCAGTTGATACAACGCGGTGTGATGTGGCGGCAGCGGCGCTCGATGCAGGCGCGGGGATGATTAATGACGTATCGGCGGGGACGGAGGATGAGGGAATTTTAGGGTTGGCCGGTGAACGTGGGGTGCGATTGTGCTTGATGCACATGAAGGGTGAGCCGGGGAATATGCAGAAGGACCCACGCTATGAGGATGTGACGGGTGAGGTACTGGTCTATCTAATGGATAGGTCGAAGGCGGCTGAGGCAGCGGGGTGTCATAAAACTAACATATGGATAGATCCGGGGATTGGGTTTGGGAAGACGGCGGCGCATAACTTGAAGTTGCTCGCGGATCTGGATCGGTTTGTGGAGACAGGGTATGGGGTGCTACTTGGGACGTCACGGAAGTCGATGTTTTATGCGGTGTCGCCGAGCACGGCGAAGTTGCCTGAGAACCGAGAGTACGCGACGGCGGTCACTTCGGCTTTGGGTGTGGCGGCGGGCGTTGCGTGTATTCGCGTGCATGATGTGGCGGCGAATGCGCAGGCGATCGAGACGATGGGGGCTGTAATTGAAGCGGGTGAGGGGAACGTTTAG
- a CDS encoding carbon-nitrogen hydrolase, whose amino-acid sequence MTEAKNQSCVKVGLLQYAMGEVCDRDGVLEKVCGMIREAAGMGAEVVVLPELCLWPYFCREQDPQYFDWAEEVPGATTKVLQGLADELGVVIHVAVFEKRAAGLYHNTSVTLEPGGRELQLYRKMHIPHDPSFEEKYYFTPGGEGEGEQESFVVHKASNLKIGPLICWDQWYPEAARIVAMKGAELLVYPTAIGYLDGERAADQKAQREAWMTMQKSHAIANNVYVAGCNRVGREGELVFWGSSFVVGPDGVVIGEMGEEEEGVLIVEVDKGKIEEQRRWWPFFRDRRVDQYQTILKRWADEK is encoded by the coding sequence ATGACTGAAGCAAAGAATCAATCATGTGTGAAGGTGGGGCTGCTGCAGTATGCGATGGGTGAGGTGTGTGATCGGGATGGGGTACTGGAAAAAGTGTGTGGGATGATTCGGGAAGCGGCGGGGATGGGAGCAGAGGTGGTGGTGTTGCCGGAGCTGTGCTTGTGGCCGTACTTTTGCCGAGAGCAAGATCCGCAATATTTTGATTGGGCTGAAGAAGTGCCGGGGGCAACGACGAAGGTGCTGCAGGGGTTGGCGGATGAGCTTGGGGTGGTGATCCATGTGGCAGTGTTTGAGAAAAGAGCAGCGGGGCTGTATCACAATACATCGGTGACGTTGGAGCCGGGAGGTAGGGAGTTACAACTGTATCGGAAGATGCATATCCCGCATGATCCGTCGTTTGAGGAGAAGTATTACTTCACGCCGGGGGGTGAGGGAGAAGGTGAGCAAGAATCGTTTGTCGTACATAAGGCATCTAATTTAAAGATAGGCCCGCTTATCTGTTGGGATCAATGGTACCCGGAGGCGGCGAGGATTGTGGCGATGAAGGGGGCGGAGCTATTGGTGTATCCGACGGCGATTGGGTATTTGGATGGCGAGCGTGCGGCGGATCAGAAGGCACAGCGTGAGGCGTGGATGACGATGCAGAAGTCGCATGCGATTGCGAATAATGTGTATGTGGCGGGATGCAATCGTGTGGGGAGAGAGGGTGAATTGGTATTTTGGGGAAGTTCGTTTGTGGTCGGGCCTGACGGGGTGGTGATTGGGGAGATGGGTGAAGAGGAGGAGGGTGTGTTGATTGTGGAGGTAGATAAGGGGAAGATTGAGGAGCAGAGGCGATGGTGGCCGTTCTTTCGGGATCGGCGTGTGGATCAATATCAAACGATCTTGAAGCGGTGGGCCGATGAGAAGTGA
- a CDS encoding DMP19 family protein has protein sequence MMGVLQKKSGMRRTARFVFGGAAISFVLCGGQVRADEVESGDVEGKAARYALNEKLESLGYPVVRWELDLKNPFLKPWKIDDEKKTGGMRDVYAGMRLDGWQAMYESVLLRPKRLEYFEAPKVVIGAPEFVIGEKYPEEMFERIAAAVKFNEPMFADLGVLMGLEDEAVYQLGHRTMSEFDEAGNPMIGGLARTLYAVSARTLMHTMAGEKSAAAESLVEHFRLINSFRSANGLIASLVMVSRGAGALNDLRYAMSVLSFDEQELEAIERAVMGLPTGETLAWHLKTELALDNERFQLYPLSRLDRQYELMSKAYRWACINGIDQIEDAFETRRYWGDDLRGSAGNGKAGFTFNGFLDGYEKAFGPYYLVESVIDFDRAENLQPREDDVRLAGFYGDAVEVIRLIEKGVEDRGVYREAFEAARAINKNQVMKDEHPFRWLERIMQSMLQGWSDQVVAITAIRAERFYLKYGRYPKDVLELGEFGGAGGMPVCPFTGAAVKMRELPVGLLVYTDGKDGQTQYGLSSYGYSPLENLEPYGFEDPMHEAIERMYEASEESEFGMKSWLSTCDDHGFLLVKPELRGKLEREEARKLRTEDVDEKVMDVLQSVLDSDWIWYVEDEPQGEAEQTVECVYQFLGYLRVIDFVGYFDDTSEGSREMGAAALERIGAVEHAKVLREAMAKFEAEPKLGFGTGILSQLRDEDIKMLAEFHEKVDGLEESVALKLYAYLRANEGEMRLPKEIGEGLE, from the coding sequence ATGATGGGTGTTCTGCAAAAAAAATCGGGTATGAGACGTACTGCGAGGTTTGTTTTCGGTGGAGCGGCAATAAGCTTTGTTTTGTGTGGTGGGCAGGTGCGAGCGGATGAGGTCGAGAGCGGGGATGTTGAGGGGAAAGCGGCGCGGTATGCGCTGAATGAAAAGCTGGAGTCGCTGGGGTATCCGGTGGTGCGATGGGAATTGGATTTGAAGAATCCGTTTTTGAAGCCGTGGAAAATTGATGATGAAAAGAAAACGGGGGGGATGAGAGATGTTTATGCGGGGATGCGTTTGGATGGGTGGCAGGCGATGTATGAGTCGGTGTTGCTTCGGCCGAAACGGCTGGAGTATTTTGAGGCGCCAAAGGTTGTGATTGGGGCGCCGGAGTTTGTGATAGGCGAGAAGTATCCAGAGGAAATGTTTGAGCGGATCGCGGCGGCGGTGAAGTTTAATGAACCGATGTTTGCGGATCTGGGGGTGCTGATGGGGTTGGAAGATGAGGCGGTTTATCAGCTTGGGCATCGGACGATGAGCGAGTTTGATGAGGCAGGCAATCCAATGATTGGGGGGCTGGCCCGAACTTTGTATGCGGTCAGTGCGCGGACGCTGATGCATACGATGGCGGGGGAGAAGTCGGCGGCGGCGGAGAGTCTTGTTGAGCATTTTCGACTGATTAATAGTTTTCGGTCTGCCAATGGATTGATTGCTTCTCTGGTCATGGTGTCAAGAGGTGCGGGTGCGCTGAATGATCTTCGGTATGCAATGTCGGTGCTCTCGTTTGATGAGCAGGAATTGGAGGCGATTGAACGAGCGGTGATGGGGTTGCCGACGGGGGAAACTTTGGCGTGGCATTTGAAGACGGAGTTGGCGCTGGACAATGAGCGGTTTCAGTTGTATCCGCTGAGCCGGTTGGACAGGCAGTACGAATTGATGAGCAAGGCGTATCGTTGGGCATGTATAAATGGGATTGACCAGATTGAAGATGCGTTCGAAACGCGTCGTTATTGGGGAGATGATTTGAGGGGGTCAGCGGGGAATGGGAAAGCGGGTTTTACGTTTAATGGGTTTTTGGATGGATATGAGAAGGCGTTTGGGCCATATTATTTGGTTGAGAGTGTGATTGATTTTGATCGTGCGGAAAACCTTCAGCCTAGGGAGGATGATGTAAGGCTGGCGGGTTTTTATGGGGATGCTGTTGAGGTGATCCGGTTGATCGAAAAGGGGGTGGAAGATAGGGGCGTTTACCGGGAAGCGTTTGAGGCGGCGCGGGCAATTAACAAAAATCAGGTGATGAAGGATGAGCATCCGTTTCGTTGGCTAGAGAGAATCATGCAGTCGATGTTGCAGGGTTGGTCGGATCAGGTGGTGGCGATTACTGCGATCAGGGCGGAGCGATTTTATTTGAAGTATGGGCGGTATCCTAAGGATGTATTAGAGTTGGGAGAGTTTGGGGGAGCGGGGGGGATGCCGGTGTGTCCGTTTACGGGTGCGGCGGTGAAGATGCGGGAGTTGCCGGTGGGCTTGCTTGTGTATACGGATGGGAAGGATGGGCAGACGCAGTATGGGCTGTCGAGTTATGGGTATAGCCCGTTGGAGAATTTGGAGCCTTATGGGTTTGAGGATCCGATGCATGAAGCGATTGAGCGGATGTATGAAGCGTCTGAGGAAAGTGAATTTGGGATGAAGTCGTGGTTGTCTACGTGTGATGATCATGGGTTTTTGTTGGTGAAGCCGGAGCTTCGGGGGAAGCTGGAGCGTGAGGAGGCACGAAAGCTTCGGACGGAGGATGTTGATGAGAAGGTGATGGATGTGTTGCAGTCGGTTTTGGATTCGGATTGGATTTGGTATGTCGAGGATGAACCTCAGGGCGAAGCGGAGCAGACGGTTGAGTGTGTGTATCAGTTTTTGGGGTATTTGCGTGTGATTGATTTTGTTGGGTATTTTGATGATACGTCGGAGGGGAGCCGAGAGATGGGGGCGGCGGCGCTTGAGCGGATCGGGGCAGTGGAGCATGCGAAGGTATTGCGGGAAGCGATGGCGAAGTTTGAGGCGGAGCCAAAATTGGGTTTTGGGACAGGGATTCTCAGTCAATTGCGTGATGAGGACATAAAGATGTTGGCTGAGTTTCATGAGAAGGTAGATGGGCTGGAGGAGTCGGTGGCGTTGAAGTTGTATGCGTATTTGAGAGCGAATGAGGGAGAGATGCGGCTGCCGAAGGAGATCGGGGAGGGGTTAGAGTGA
- a CDS encoding MATE family efflux transporter, protein MSSQEQPSSSCNPQDREDVVDAVDPVCPDDLAIARASDASEIPSDVIEGIKAGSETKQKELAGNLAGRSILSQIYILAIWPFLELLGTSFVGLVDIAIAGRLGGEQTIRALDSVGVAAYVTWLINMLFAAVGVGTGALVARHIGAREKLKANQVLGQAILLGSIWGAFVGILLYSSAPIFGVLFNLEGETLDLCTLYLRILAIASPLCAVVMLGCASLRSAGDTRTPFLVVVVISIVNVIASLALTFGPAPLGGYGVGGIAGGTAMAWLAGGLIILVTLVKGKGPDFISLARWRNYAGGDLRALSARHPISIRGGGPIDYAGVLPVRMRLMNLPLRLRKRWMKFDLPLSWRIVRIGIPSLIESSGMWLGNLAVAWMVGGLAVWHMEEVVDGVEGGVMGAHVVGIRIESLSFLPGMAIGIASATLVGQYLGLGDVKRAKKAAMTSWAIGAGLMGLMGLSFILMPNVYVSLLVGGKDAASVMMREKAVPLLVVVGFAQFFFGTYIVISQSLRGAGETVGPMILTYASTFFIRLPAAYVIGVMLGYGLTGIWVALSLELVVRGCVFFGWFQMGYWQKVKV, encoded by the coding sequence ATGTCATCACAGGAACAACCATCCTCATCATGCAATCCGCAAGATCGCGAGGATGTCGTTGATGCGGTTGATCCCGTTTGCCCAGATGACTTGGCCATCGCTCGCGCCAGTGATGCCAGCGAAATCCCCAGTGACGTGATTGAAGGCATCAAAGCCGGTTCCGAAACAAAACAAAAAGAACTTGCCGGCAACCTTGCAGGCAGGTCAATTCTCAGCCAAATCTACATCCTCGCGATCTGGCCCTTCCTCGAACTTCTCGGAACCAGTTTCGTCGGCCTCGTCGACATCGCCATCGCTGGCAGGCTCGGCGGCGAACAAACCATTCGAGCACTCGACTCCGTTGGCGTCGCCGCTTATGTCACCTGGCTCATCAACATGCTCTTCGCCGCAGTCGGTGTCGGCACAGGCGCGCTCGTCGCAAGACACATCGGCGCACGTGAAAAACTCAAAGCCAATCAGGTTCTCGGCCAAGCTATCCTCCTCGGTTCCATCTGGGGCGCATTTGTTGGCATACTCCTATATAGCTCCGCACCCATATTCGGCGTCCTCTTCAACCTCGAAGGTGAAACACTCGACCTTTGCACCTTATACCTCCGCATTCTCGCAATCGCATCGCCGCTCTGCGCCGTCGTTATGCTCGGATGTGCGTCCTTACGATCTGCAGGTGATACACGTACACCGTTTTTGGTCGTCGTTGTTATCAGCATCGTGAATGTGATCGCATCTCTCGCTCTCACATTCGGCCCGGCGCCGCTGGGTGGATATGGTGTCGGGGGCATCGCGGGCGGAACGGCGATGGCATGGTTGGCAGGCGGTCTGATTATTTTGGTGACGTTGGTCAAGGGGAAGGGGCCGGATTTCATCTCGCTCGCGAGATGGCGAAACTATGCAGGCGGTGATCTGCGAGCATTGAGTGCAAGACATCCGATCTCAATCCGAGGTGGCGGCCCGATCGATTATGCAGGTGTGCTGCCTGTGCGGATGCGGTTAATGAATTTACCGTTGCGGTTGCGTAAACGGTGGATGAAATTTGATTTGCCGCTCTCATGGCGGATTGTCCGGATTGGGATCCCGTCATTGATCGAAAGCAGCGGCATGTGGCTGGGGAACTTAGCGGTCGCGTGGATGGTGGGCGGCTTGGCGGTTTGGCATATGGAGGAAGTGGTGGATGGTGTTGAAGGCGGGGTGATGGGTGCACACGTTGTTGGAATCCGGATCGAGAGTTTGAGTTTCTTGCCGGGCATGGCGATCGGAATCGCGTCGGCAACGCTGGTGGGCCAGTATCTGGGTTTGGGGGATGTGAAGCGGGCAAAGAAGGCTGCGATGACATCGTGGGCGATCGGCGCAGGTTTGATGGGACTGATGGGTTTGAGTTTTATCTTAATGCCGAATGTGTATGTGTCGCTGTTGGTGGGGGGTAAGGATGCGGCCTCGGTGATGATGCGTGAGAAGGCTGTGCCATTGTTGGTGGTGGTTGGGTTTGCGCAGTTTTTCTTCGGGACGTATATCGTGATCAGTCAGAGTTTGCGCGGTGCAGGGGAGACGGTGGGGCCGATGATTTTGACGTATGCGAGTACGTTTTTCATTCGTCTGCCGGCGGCGTATGTAATTGGGGTGATGCTGGGTTATGGGTTGACGGGAATCTGGGTTGCGTTGAGTCTTGAATTGGTTGTGCGCGGTTGCGTATTCTTCGGCTGGTTCCAGATGGGATACTGGCAGAAGGTTAAGGTTTGA
- a CDS encoding agmatine deiminase family protein has protein sequence MPLKGAIAGKHPKIEGFQSLVVMGRSAREMGYRLPAEFERQRAVLLTRLHNGETWPGGSLEKAQEEFEYFAETVAKYTRVRFVDELGFETTDSWIRDYGPISMKRCDGRESNQRLAGQGLMYQDFVFDGWGAKYDEKTADDLIPQQFGLMDGVPMKVHDVILEGGSIEVNGKGMLLTTEQCLLNENRNAGMNRRELEGYLCEHLNVDDVVWLPGGITGDDTDGHVDDIARFVSEDVVVAVTAEKGHADYEVLQANKCVLEGKGLEVVELPMPEVMTHEFPSGQPYDQAGKQVLPASYANFLITNGAIMVPMFGQKMDEVALRVIEKAAPNYVIEPVPAKHLIVGMGSLHCLSMQVPW, from the coding sequence ATGCCGTTAAAAGGAGCGATTGCGGGGAAACATCCGAAAATTGAAGGATTTCAATCGTTGGTGGTGATGGGTCGTAGCGCGCGAGAGATGGGTTATCGCTTGCCTGCGGAGTTTGAGCGACAAAGAGCGGTGCTGCTCACGAGGTTGCATAACGGGGAGACGTGGCCGGGAGGGAGTTTAGAGAAGGCGCAAGAGGAATTTGAGTATTTCGCGGAAACCGTTGCGAAGTACACACGGGTTCGGTTTGTTGATGAATTGGGATTTGAGACGACGGATTCTTGGATTAGGGATTACGGGCCGATCTCGATGAAGCGGTGTGATGGGCGCGAGTCTAACCAGCGATTAGCTGGGCAAGGGTTGATGTATCAGGATTTTGTGTTTGATGGCTGGGGAGCGAAGTATGATGAGAAGACGGCGGATGATTTGATTCCGCAACAGTTTGGGTTGATGGATGGCGTGCCGATGAAGGTGCATGATGTGATTTTGGAGGGCGGGTCGATTGAAGTGAATGGGAAGGGGATGCTGCTGACGACGGAGCAGTGTTTGCTTAATGAGAATCGCAATGCGGGGATGAATCGACGTGAGTTGGAGGGGTATTTGTGTGAGCATTTGAATGTGGATGATGTGGTTTGGTTGCCGGGCGGGATTACGGGGGATGATACGGATGGGCATGTTGACGATATTGCACGATTCGTGTCGGAAGACGTGGTCGTTGCGGTAACGGCGGAGAAGGGGCATGCGGATTATGAGGTTTTGCAGGCGAATAAGTGTGTGTTAGAGGGGAAAGGGCTGGAGGTAGTGGAATTGCCGATGCCTGAGGTGATGACGCATGAGTTTCCGTCTGGGCAACCGTACGATCAGGCGGGGAAACAGGTTTTGCCAGCATCGTATGCGAATTTTTTGATAACGAATGGTGCAATTATGGTGCCGATGTTTGGGCAGAAAATGGATGAGGTTGCGCTGCGTGTGATTGAAAAGGCGGCTCCTAACTATGTGATAGAACCTGTGCCGGCGAAGCATTTGATTGTTGGGATGGGATCCTTGCATTGCTTATCGATGCAGGTGCCGTGGTAA
- a CDS encoding autotransporter family protein: MLSHKHYSTAALLAAYTAMVAVPGAQAADLTVDSSTNATVNVATADTITVGGSGDVTITDAVLTPLIQVGDPTGPTAATGITIDQNDSLTFNNTATSGDVVLYDSSVAGNTGFTLDLAAGKTVTYTANGTTGEAKVVAAGDAGVVLALGDGSSIFVSATTGKAYAVVSGQNIDSSATGISGTISATGAAEAVALKAVGTISTGNIGGSVLAVAEDAAVAIQADDAITVGDVAADAVVKGTATGAAGVGAGIAGEGASKKVTVGAVAGTIAGEGVTIAAGISSEGEVEVGEVSGTISAVTTADADLANDGAEAIYGAEAIVVGNLTGEGKITAEAVKVAKAVAGDAAITVGDIAETAKITAVSTDATGKAAAIVTEGNALVTVGAVAGEISATAAGEAAGISSEGGVTVGDVAGTISAKGAKAEGIYAAGAVTTGDITGAVKAEGESYAVGIMSEGALDVTISGEVSATVSEADGGVAAISTVEYKDLGGGTMGWDTANSGANDDVVVLNAGAVVKGDIRLGLGDDTVTLKGYGSYSDEMLDVENLAVDGEAVVIADYATMTAEEKQAAVLAAAVDGNTWKLAKGVNLTKLDVNSGFVKVDGTVAATGAVEIDANAGVVFELKDGVKITADSVTLAQDAFVVAKQGEVLTGDKTYEVVVSTQDIVDNGAVFAIEDTALVDYEVVAADTDPAKKIAIKGTYQGGSAEVVGGGNNVAAFKSFENAVGDAGVAQEITDAMIMLQGMNSKDLKAAVKKLSPEGSLVVAEASSAAAAGFSNQMSSRSAAVGGTSMAAAGSENAYPLMFAGPSLRDENGYEAWTTAFGSKTEQDDNDGMAGFDADVYGSVIGIDRMNENVLAGVALGFATADVDTNGGLGSSELDALSLGAYFAYAPSEWKIEGGMVYSYGEADLERTTLGGTAKADSVESYSLTSYAGASYDFVAQDGKLTLSPSAKLSYTYFNQDGYKEKGAGGFGLNVDSFGKDVVTGIVGMSSAYKVDDQLTLNGLVALKYDFVNEAAEVDAVLLAPGATSFSSKGIETDKTAIELGGGFDWKLNDKMKASCDYTYEHRDSADTQSLTVGFNLLF; encoded by the coding sequence ATGCTATCTCACAAGCACTATTCTACAGCGGCATTGCTTGCTGCATATACAGCTATGGTTGCTGTTCCGGGTGCGCAGGCAGCGGATTTGACGGTTGATAGTTCAACGAATGCGACAGTGAATGTTGCAACAGCTGACACGATCACAGTGGGTGGATCAGGGGACGTGACGATTACGGATGCGGTTTTGACGCCGTTGATTCAGGTGGGCGATCCGACTGGGCCGACTGCTGCGACAGGTATTACGATTGATCAGAATGACAGTTTGACGTTCAACAACACGGCGACGAGCGGTGATGTTGTGCTTTATGATTCGAGTGTTGCTGGTAATACGGGTTTCACGCTAGATCTGGCTGCTGGTAAGACAGTGACATATACCGCGAACGGCACGACCGGCGAAGCGAAGGTTGTGGCTGCAGGTGATGCGGGTGTTGTTTTGGCACTTGGCGATGGCTCCTCGATTTTTGTTAGCGCAACAACAGGTAAGGCTTACGCTGTTGTGAGTGGTCAGAATATTGACAGCTCTGCAACAGGTATCAGCGGTACGATTTCCGCGACTGGCGCGGCTGAAGCGGTTGCGTTGAAGGCAGTTGGAACGATTTCAACGGGTAACATTGGCGGCAGCGTGCTTGCTGTTGCAGAAGATGCTGCGGTTGCGATCCAGGCTGACGATGCGATCACGGTGGGTGATGTTGCTGCGGATGCAGTGGTTAAAGGTACGGCAACTGGCGCGGCTGGTGTTGGAGCCGGTATTGCTGGCGAAGGCGCGAGCAAGAAGGTCACCGTTGGCGCAGTGGCTGGCACGATTGCTGGTGAAGGCGTGACGATTGCGGCTGGCATTAGCAGCGAAGGCGAAGTTGAAGTCGGTGAAGTGAGCGGCACGATCAGTGCGGTGACGACTGCGGATGCTGACCTTGCGAATGATGGCGCTGAAGCGATTTATGGCGCTGAGGCAATTGTCGTTGGCAACCTGACAGGCGAAGGCAAGATTACAGCGGAAGCTGTGAAAGTTGCGAAGGCTGTTGCGGGCGATGCTGCGATCACAGTTGGCGATATTGCGGAAACTGCAAAGATCACGGCTGTATCAACGGACGCGACCGGCAAAGCTGCAGCGATTGTGACTGAAGGTAATGCTTTGGTGACAGTTGGTGCTGTTGCTGGTGAGATTTCTGCGACGGCTGCTGGCGAAGCGGCGGGTATCAGCAGTGAAGGCGGCGTGACGGTTGGTGATGTTGCTGGCACGATCTCTGCGAAGGGTGCCAAGGCAGAAGGTATTTACGCAGCGGGTGCTGTGACGACCGGTGATATTACCGGTGCGGTGAAGGCTGAAGGCGAAAGCTATGCGGTCGGCATCATGTCAGAAGGCGCGTTGGACGTAACGATCAGCGGTGAGGTATCGGCAACGGTATCCGAGGCTGACGGCGGCGTTGCAGCGATCTCGACGGTTGAGTACAAAGATCTTGGCGGCGGAACCATGGGTTGGGATACCGCGAACTCAGGCGCGAACGATGATGTTGTTGTTTTGAACGCTGGTGCAGTGGTCAAGGGCGACATCCGTTTGGGCCTTGGTGATGATACGGTGACCTTAAAGGGTTATGGTTCATACAGCGATGAGATGCTTGACGTTGAGAACTTAGCGGTTGACGGTGAAGCAGTCGTGATTGCAGATTATGCAACGATGACGGCTGAAGAAAAACAGGCAGCGGTTTTGGCTGCGGCTGTTGACGGTAACACTTGGAAGCTGGCTAAGGGCGTGAACCTGACGAAGCTGGATGTGAATTCTGGTTTTGTGAAGGTTGACGGCACGGTTGCAGCGACTGGCGCTGTTGAGATCGACGCGAATGCGGGTGTTGTGTTTGAACTGAAGGACGGCGTGAAGATCACGGCTGACTCAGTGACATTGGCACAGGACGCGTTTGTTGTTGCGAAGCAGGGCGAAGTGCTGACCGGCGACAAGACTTATGAGGTTGTTGTTTCAACTCAGGATATTGTCGACAACGGTGCGGTGTTTGCGATTGAAGATACGGCATTGGTTGACTATGAAGTCGTGGCTGCGGATACAGATCCTGCGAAGAAGATCGCGATCAAGGGTACATACCAAGGTGGTAGTGCTGAAGTGGTCGGCGGCGGCAACAATGTGGCGGCATTCAAGAGCTTTGAAAATGCTGTGGGTGACGCGGGTGTTGCACAGGAAATTACAGACGCGATGATCATGCTGCAGGGTATGAACTCGAAAGACCTGAAGGCTGCCGTGAAGAAGCTTAGTCCTGAGGGTTCATTGGTTGTGGCTGAGGCTTCCTCGGCAGCGGCTGCTGGCTTCTCGAATCAGATGTCATCACGTTCGGCTGCAGTTGGCGGTACGAGCATGGCTGCTGCTGGTAGCGAGAATGCGTATCCTCTGATGTTTGCGGGCCCATCACTGCGTGATGAAAACGGTTATGAAGCATGGACAACCGCGTTTGGTTCAAAAACCGAGCAGGATGACAATGACGGCATGGCTGGCTTTGACGCTGATGTTTATGGTTCTGTGATCGGTATTGACCGTATGAACGAGAACGTGTTGGCGGGTGTTGCACTTGGTTTTGCAACAGCTGATGTTGATACGAACGGCGGTCTTGGCTCGAGCGAGCTTGATGCGTTGTCATTGGGTGCTTACTTCGCTTACGCTCCATCGGAGTGGAAGATCGAAGGCGGCATGGTTTACTCATACGGCGAGGCTGACCTTGAGCGAACGACGCTTGGCGGTACGGCTAAGGCTGACAGTGTGGAATCATACTCACTGACATCATATGCTGGTGCGAGCTACGATTTTGTTGCTCAAGATGGCAAGTTGACATTGTCACCAAGTGCGAAGCTTTCTTACACCTACTTCAACCAAGATGGTTATAAAGAAAAGGGTGCTGGCGGCTTTGGCTTGAATGTTGATTCGTTTGGTAAGGACGTTGTGACAGGTATTGTGGGCATGAGCAGTGCTTACAAGGTTGACGATCAGCTGACACTCAACGGTCTTGTTGCTTTGAAGTATGACTTTGTCAATGAAGCGGCTGAGGTTGATGCAGTATTGCTGGCACCGGGCGCGACTTCCTTCAGCTCAAAGGGTATTGAAACCGACAAAACAGCGATCGAGCTGGGCGGCGGTTTTGACTGGAAGCTGAATGATAAGATGAAGGCTTCTTGTGACTACACCTATGAGCACCGTGACAGTGCTGATACTCAGAGTTTGACTGTTGGTTTTAACCTTCTGTTCTAA